Proteins encoded in a region of the Onthophagus taurus isolate NC chromosome 10, IU_Otau_3.0, whole genome shotgun sequence genome:
- the LOC111428363 gene encoding innexin inx1, which yields MYKLLGGLAGFLKYQQVKTDCALFRLHNQFTSVLLFGCSLIITASQYVGQPIQCLVDGLPKHVVNTYCWIQSTFTMPEAFRREIGKEVAHPGIANDFGAVEERKYYTYYQWVCFVLFFQGIACYLPHIIWKMGEGQLMRTLVMGMNLGICYPEEKHAKKKIVLEYLMSHIKRHNLYVIRYWICEALCLVNIIVQMYLMNKFFGGEFLSYGWKVMDFSDSPQENRVDPMVYVFPRVTKCLFHKYGATGTIQTHDSMCILPLNIVNEKTYIFIWFWYVILATALSLLIIYRVLIITIPKLRPRIMHAKNKGIPVEICQAVSRKVDLGDWWILLMLGTNMDPLIYREIISELAKKIDTDASNNQ from the exons atgtataagTTACTAGGAGGTTTAgcaggatttttaaaatatcaacaagTTAAAACAGATTGTGCTCTATTTCGTTTACACAATCAATTCACATCCGTTTTATTATTTGGATGTAGTTTAATTATCACAGCTTCTCAATACGTAGGGCAACCAATTCAATGTTTAGTTGATGGTTTACCAAAACATGTCGTTAACACTTATTGTTGGATTCAATCAACTTTTACCATGCCGGAAGCTTTTAGAAGAGAG ATCGGGAAAGAAGTCGCTCATCCAGGTATTGCGAACGATTTTGGAGCGGttgaagaaagaaaatattacACTTATTATCAATGGGTTTGTTTCGTGCTATTTTTCCag GGAATAGCGTGTTATTTGCCCCACATAATTTGGAAAATGGGTGAAGGCCAATTAATGAGAACTTTGGTGATGGGAATGAATTTGGGGATTTGTTACCCAGAAGAAAAACATGCcaagaaaaaaatcgttttagagTACCTTATGTCACATATCAAG CGCCACAATTTGTACGTAATTCGTTATTGGATTTGTGAAGCATTATGCTTGGTGAATATAATCGTTCAAATGTACCTgatgaataagttttttgGTGGGGAATTTTTATCTTACGGTTGGAAAGTCATGGATTTCTCAGATTCTCCGCAAGAAAACCGAGTCGATCCCATGGTTTACGTTTTCCCCAGAGTGACTAAATGCCTTTTTCATAAATACGGAGCTACAGGAACGATACAAACACATGATAGCATGTGTATTTTacctttaaatattgttaatgaaaaaacgtacatttttatttggtTTTGGTATGTTATTTTAGCGACTGCcttaagtttattaataatttatcgtGTTCTAATAATAACTATTCCGAAACTTCGCCCCAGAATAATGCATGCTAAAAATAAGGGAATTCCAGTTGAAATCTGTCAAGCTGTTAGTCGTAAAGTTGATTTGGGTGACTGGTGGATTTTGTTAATGTTAGGAACTAATATGGATCCATTAATTTACCGCGAAATTATTTCGgaattagcaaaaaaaatcgataccGATGCTAGCAATAATCAATAA